From one Triticum urartu cultivar G1812 chromosome 3, Tu2.1, whole genome shotgun sequence genomic stretch:
- the LOC125548619 gene encoding atherin-like: MPRPRRTPPPPKEPHPLAGRLAFLHSSPSLCWIRAIHVAPDPASPTTATTTLASAPTAASAPVARRRSPSPPHPRAGLPRPRLSIAGQPRDSPPPLPSIADPETAADAAVFNYVDGDPFFLSEQPDGGA; the protein is encoded by the exons ATGCCCCGGCCCCGtcgaacgccgccgccgcccaaagAACCCCACCCCCTCGCCGGACGCCTCGCCTTCCTCCACTCCTCCCCCTCTCTCTGCTGGATCCGGGCGATCCACGTCGCCCCTGACCCTGCCTCCCCGACAACCGCCACGACAACCCTTGCCTCTGCCCCGACGGCAGCCAGTGCCCCTGTCGCTCGACGCCGTTCCCCGTCGCCTCCTCACCCTCGTGCGGGCCTGCCCCGTCCCCGCCTCTCCATCGCCGGCCAACCCCGAGACTCGCCGCCCCCGCTTCCCTCCATCGCTG accccgagactgccgcTGATGCCGCTGTGTTCAACTACGTCGATGGCGACCCCTtcttcttgtctgagcaaccag atggtggagccTAG